A region from the Natronorubrum halophilum genome encodes:
- a CDS encoding cupredoxin domain-containing protein encodes MPNGPARRQLLKAVVASSIVAPVAGCIGTLETDGDETTDPSDEDEPGDSSTSDEPARDVGRSMIAALGDGDFETAASYYPVEQFEDEALDEADIAEELENGWPTDLEWIDADVDDVTCECVEPYPDDARAGFEADITGTVATAVELRFSVAYGDGGETVTESAFVNGVEIDGDWYGLLSPRGGPELCGDGETTDGRDEGSGDDGDEREQALEPAAWEDVDEIVLEGAAANWVGVEPAPIEEVENPTLLLFEGREYAIEWRNGDGLTHNLQIRDEADDGLAETDFTENEGDVVSVSVEATATMDRYVCEPHKQTMVGSIDVRDA; translated from the coding sequence ATGCCGAACGGCCCCGCTCGACGGCAGTTGCTCAAAGCCGTCGTCGCCTCCAGTATCGTCGCTCCCGTCGCCGGCTGTATCGGTACGCTCGAGACAGACGGTGACGAGACCACCGATCCGTCCGACGAAGACGAACCGGGGGACAGTTCCACGTCGGACGAACCGGCGCGTGACGTGGGTCGATCCATGATCGCCGCGCTCGGCGATGGCGACTTCGAGACCGCTGCGTCGTACTATCCCGTCGAACAGTTCGAAGACGAAGCCCTCGACGAGGCCGACATCGCCGAGGAACTCGAGAACGGCTGGCCGACAGACCTCGAGTGGATCGACGCCGACGTCGACGACGTCACCTGTGAGTGCGTCGAACCCTACCCGGACGACGCCCGCGCCGGATTCGAGGCGGATATCACGGGAACGGTGGCGACCGCCGTGGAGCTTCGATTCTCGGTCGCGTACGGTGACGGCGGCGAGACGGTCACCGAGTCGGCGTTCGTGAACGGCGTCGAAATCGACGGCGACTGGTACGGCCTCCTTTCCCCACGGGGAGGACCTGAACTCTGTGGGGACGGCGAGACTACCGACGGTCGCGACGAGGGCAGTGGTGACGATGGGGACGAGCGGGAACAAGCGCTCGAGCCGGCCGCCTGGGAGGACGTCGACGAGATCGTTCTGGAAGGCGCCGCCGCCAACTGGGTCGGCGTCGAACCCGCGCCGATCGAGGAGGTCGAGAATCCGACGCTCCTCCTCTTCGAGGGCCGGGAGTACGCGATCGAGTGGCGAAACGGCGACGGTCTCACGCACAATCTACAGATCCGCGACGAGGCGGACGATGGCCTCGCGGAAACCGATTTCACGGAGAACGAGGGCGACGTCGTTTCGGTCTCCGTGGAAGCAACTGCGACGATGGACCGCTACGTCTGTGAGCCGCACAAACAGACTATGGTCGGTTCCATCGACGTCCGGGACGCGTAA